One Planctomycetota bacterium genomic region harbors:
- a CDS encoding HEAT repeat domain-containing protein — MRKILIGIIALAAILSITQIQNVDGWCPNPPKMGGYTPPPPPPPPPDSSTPGVPPPTPGPTPRGGPGPAPTPRPSLGVGLQPLIQSIQFLTGAVEPWEIWWSRNRDKYLAFRAPIEWANIVDQGGTKSYSISPLHAELINVLSDGVGNKDHYVAFRAAISLGKAQDSQNPAASSPKAVEVLKKAHESEKRDFVSNNILFGLGLTADNTVSGVIKEALQNKKDNSSLRRSYAALALGYVANDPEIPKILRDIITADKDDHEVKSSACIALGNLKDAESVPVLSKILNGDGVSKKERGTIRAHAALGLGRIATKESLDELKKFTPANEKESDVRAAVVMALGITGLPEAKDAILAFMQDKTPSVKGMACIALAQIKYEKAYETISEALQKNKTTDADGLMLIALGLTGNEKAKTDLRKILADNKKSRALLRGAAAIGLGLLKDAETIPIMVDILKEDKQQNETTLTPYLILSVAMISEPKKDEVFEKEGSDTEAVKKKELPNAEKQMVEILQKMWAKADKKLTITAYTNLAVALARMGKRNEVVEQLIKHINSNDKTLASYALHTLGLVGNRDSAKAFIDAAKDNNPEMRKAVMVGIGFLMDKNPINPVDRITSDSVDMQMMILDHILPIPVW, encoded by the coding sequence ATGAGAAAAATCCTAATCGGAATAATAGCCCTGGCAGCCATTCTATCGATAACCCAGATTCAAAATGTTGACGGATGGTGCCCAAATCCACCGAAGATGGGCGGATATACACCGCCTCCGCCTCCGCCGCCCCCGCCTGACTCCTCAACGCCCGGAGTGCCGCCGCCGACTCCCGGCCCCACCCCAAGAGGAGGTCCGGGACCTGCACCTACCCCCAGACCAAGTTTGGGCGTGGGGCTGCAGCCGCTGATACAGAGTATCCAGTTTCTAACCGGCGCAGTCGAACCATGGGAAATCTGGTGGAGCCGGAATCGCGATAAGTATCTGGCATTCAGGGCCCCGATTGAATGGGCCAATATCGTTGACCAGGGCGGAACCAAATCATATTCCATCTCCCCTCTTCATGCCGAACTTATAAATGTCCTGTCCGACGGAGTGGGCAATAAAGACCACTATGTGGCATTCCGGGCGGCTATTTCCCTGGGCAAAGCCCAGGATTCCCAGAATCCCGCGGCCAGCAGCCCCAAAGCCGTAGAGGTCCTTAAAAAGGCGCACGAATCCGAAAAGCGTGATTTCGTCAGTAATAATATCCTATTTGGGCTAGGGCTTACCGCGGATAATACCGTATCCGGCGTAATCAAAGAAGCGCTCCAGAACAAAAAAGACAATTCTTCATTGAGACGATCCTATGCCGCATTAGCGTTAGGCTATGTTGCCAACGACCCGGAAATCCCCAAAATACTCCGCGACATCATCACGGCTGATAAGGATGACCACGAAGTAAAATCATCCGCCTGCATCGCCTTAGGTAATCTCAAGGACGCCGAATCGGTTCCGGTCCTGAGTAAAATACTTAACGGCGATGGTGTCAGCAAAAAGGAACGGGGAACCATCCGGGCGCACGCCGCTTTAGGCCTGGGCCGAATCGCCACCAAGGAATCGTTGGATGAACTGAAGAAATTCACCCCGGCCAATGAAAAAGAAAGCGATGTCCGGGCGGCCGTGGTGATGGCATTAGGAATAACCGGATTGCCCGAAGCCAAGGACGCCATCCTGGCTTTCATGCAGGACAAAACCCCATCGGTCAAAGGCATGGCCTGTATCGCGCTGGCCCAGATAAAATACGAAAAAGCATACGAAACCATTTCAGAGGCGCTTCAGAAAAACAAAACCACCGATGCCGACGGTTTGATGCTGATTGCCCTGGGATTGACCGGTAATGAGAAAGCCAAGACGGACTTAAGGAAGATATTAGCCGACAACAAGAAGTCACGTGCGTTACTGCGCGGCGCGGCCGCTATCGGACTAGGCTTGCTTAAGGATGCCGAAACAATTCCGATAATGGTCGATATCCTCAAGGAAGATAAACAGCAAAATGAGACAACGCTGACACCTTATCTTATCTTATCGGTCGCAATGATTAGCGAGCCGAAGAAAGACGAAGTATTTGAAAAAGAAGGTTCTGATACTGAAGCGGTTAAGAAGAAAGAACTGCCGAATGCAGAGAAACAAATGGTTGAAATACTCCAGAAGATGTGGGCTAAGGCAGACAAAAAACTGACTATTACCGCCTACACCAATCTGGCTGTCGCACTAGCCAGAATGGGCAAAAGAAACGAAGTGGTAGAACAACTGATAAAACATATCAACAGCAATGACAAGACCCTGGCCTCTTATGCCCTGCACACGCTCGGCCTGGTCGGCAACAGGGATTCAGCCAAGGCATTTATTGATGCCGCCAAGGATAA
- a CDS encoding iron ABC transporter permease codes for MRTPAKLLICLALLIMLAPIGYMFLATLINLDTGFLFEVITNSRYLVLFSRTVLIATLTALGSIILGVPLAFILARFRIPFSRTLEYLLLLPILIPSYFVTISLVYMLGWNGILTVWLQKLLGISTLPFNIYGVTGAVFIMVMCHFPFVTFLTLAGLRNLDSNLEKTAWLTTSKFRAFLSVSLPLVLPYILGGGILVFVLAVNNFDVPSITLLDVYPLEIFYRFSVFFRTDQAMILTLPLLAITLTAVLIWYYLFRNRPIFTINTRWKAPERIPISWLAQTLCLVFITLIIGLSVALPIIGLALNINSLTDIINTFIIIQPHLFNSISTTFISTAGTLILGFLLAYLLERTEFRFKGLLLWLLILSLVIPGAAIGLGLIKLYNHSGLLFIYHSQFIISLGLMARFVALPALIMAGAFKTLDPSLENAARVAGVSRTATLTRVILPLLKRPLAISAIICFILAINELAVTILVAPPGITPLSVRIYSLFHFNKAAEVASMCLIMAFLVVLLYIILGSVIKED; via the coding sequence ATGAGAACTCCGGCAAAACTGCTTATCTGCCTGGCTCTGCTCATCATGCTGGCGCCGATTGGCTATATGTTCCTGGCTACCCTTATCAACCTGGACACCGGCTTCCTGTTCGAGGTCATCACCAACAGCCGTTACCTGGTATTATTCAGCCGGACCGTGCTGATAGCAACGCTGACCGCGCTCGGCTCAATCATCCTCGGCGTCCCGCTGGCCTTTATCCTGGCCCGGTTCAGAATCCCGTTCAGCCGGACACTGGAATACCTCTTGCTCCTGCCCATCCTTATCCCATCCTACTTCGTAACCATTTCCTTGGTTTATATGCTCGGCTGGAATGGAATCCTGACCGTCTGGCTCCAGAAACTGCTCGGGATTAGCACACTGCCATTCAACATCTACGGAGTCACCGGCGCGGTATTCATAATGGTCATGTGCCACTTCCCGTTTGTCACTTTCCTAACCCTGGCCGGACTGCGCAACCTGGATTCCAATCTGGAAAAAACCGCCTGGCTGACTACCTCAAAATTCAGGGCATTCTTAAGCGTCTCGCTGCCCCTAGTCCTGCCTTATATCCTGGGCGGCGGAATCCTGGTTTTCGTGCTGGCCGTCAACAACTTTGACGTCCCGTCCATTACCCTGCTCGATGTTTACCCGCTGGAAATATTTTACCGGTTCAGCGTCTTCTTCCGGACCGACCAGGCCATGATTCTGACCCTGCCATTATTAGCCATTACCCTGACTGCGGTTTTGATATGGTATTATCTTTTCCGCAATCGGCCGATATTCACCATCAACACCCGCTGGAAGGCGCCGGAACGAATCCCCATCAGCTGGCTGGCCCAGACACTCTGCCTGGTCTTTATCACCCTAATTATCGGTCTATCCGTGGCCCTGCCCATCATCGGCCTGGCTCTTAACATCAACTCATTAACGGACATCATCAATACCTTTATCATCATCCAACCCCATCTGTTCAACAGTATCAGCACGACGTTTATCTCCACGGCCGGCACGCTCATCCTCGGATTCCTGCTGGCTTATCTGCTGGAACGAACCGAATTCAGGTTCAAGGGACTCCTGCTCTGGCTACTGATACTATCGCTGGTCATCCCCGGCGCAGCCATCGGCCTCGGCCTGATAAAATTATACAACCATAGCGGCCTGCTATTTATCTATCACTCGCAATTTATCATCTCGCTCGGCCTGATGGCCCGGTTTGTGGCACTGCCCGCGCTGATTATGGCCGGCGCGTTCAAGACACTGGACCCGTCTCTGGAAAATGCCGCCCGGGTGGCCGGGGTGTCGCGGACTGCCACCTTAACCAGGGTCATCCTACCTTTACTCAAACGTCCATTGGCCATCTCAGCCATCATCTGCTTTATCCTGGCTATCAACGAGCTGGCCGTAACCATCCTGGTCGCCCCGCCCGGCATTACCCCGCTCTCGGTCCGGATTTACTCGCTCTTCCATTTCAACAAGGCCGCTGAGGTGGCGTCCATGTGCCTGATAATGGCTTTTCTGGTTGTTTTATTGTATATCATCCTGGGTTCTGTTATAAAGGAGGACTGA
- the gcvT gene encoding glycine cleavage system aminomethyltransferase GcvT: MSKKSGFMFDAKLSSLDPDIVSFINAEEQRQSNNLLMIASESLCPKPVREALTAVFTNKYAEGYPSLRMTIEERNRIEKEPERYLAFHRRYGDRRFYKGAEFSNFVEVLAQRRAAEIFANPNAPVDGIFVNVQPLSGAAANNAVYNSFLVPGDVIMGMSLSYGGHLTHGSPFNRSGRQYKVIPYTVDLKTGQFDYEALEKLAMEHKPKIIIAGASAFPWNIDWARFKAIAEKVPVQITGLTRTGAILMADISHPAGLVVAGLFNNPVGVADVTTFTTHKTMCGPRGAVIISSDEEIAKRIDLGVFPGEQGGPHLNNITAKAVAFKIAATKEFKALQQNIAANCKTLADEFRKLGFQLAYGGTNTHLVLIDLDSLKGGSGIPPKGDIASNILDICGITCNKNALPGDETGARPRGLRFGTTVLSQLGMGAPEMKKIAQLVHYVLSNIKTFTVMSHSGEIVRGKIDLEVMEKTRAEVSKLMKCKAKGAAQKGNAIEVVGERAIAFLQSLVSENIYLLKPGQAIQATLKVGNSTSEVVFKMMQSDTFLVVPPKAKIDTIVRYFNGLSDGYITWKTDDIYAKVEGPVVIRLTRSVILSKAKNLLPKETLRSTQGDIKRIDFVFKPFTGEPRRTSLYEEHLKLTKAQFLVPFAGWSMPLWYTRASEEHQAVRAAAGLFDVSHMGKLEISGAYATRFLDMVTSNYVPKLQIGQSHYSYVLDAVGSPLDDILLYRMEEQKYLMVVNASNKEKIEQWLNAVNAGEVIIDRDNPNRGLESSVKIVDRAVENDWVNVALQGPIGIKILLKLTGSKEDAQKLRCLKKTFFVELELNGITALIARTGYTGEEIAYEIFVARANAPRFWNLLLETGKEFGIKPCGLAARDSLRTEAGLPLYGHELNGENNVMPTEAGYGAFIKRHKPFFIGRKAYIQREKQSEKKIVRFKITTPNARAIKPGDAVYQSASRPADQQTGGQVGIVTSCTLATGGQIGLALIDKKNAIQDAVLQVIPTPRPGSQQTVQPVDAIILTRFMVKG, encoded by the coding sequence ATGAGCAAGAAGAGCGGTTTTATGTTTGACGCCAAGCTGTCATCATTGGACCCGGACATTGTTTCATTTATAAACGCCGAAGAGCAGCGGCAGTCCAATAATCTCCTGATGATTGCCTCGGAAAGCTTGTGTCCCAAGCCGGTGCGCGAGGCCCTGACCGCGGTCTTCACCAACAAATATGCCGAGGGTTATCCGTCCCTGCGCATGACCATCGAGGAGCGCAACCGTATCGAAAAAGAGCCCGAGCGCTACCTGGCTTTCCACCGTCGTTACGGCGACCGGAGATTCTACAAGGGCGCGGAATTCTCCAACTTCGTCGAGGTCCTGGCCCAGCGCCGGGCCGCTGAAATATTCGCTAATCCCAACGCTCCGGTGGACGGGATATTCGTCAATGTCCAGCCGCTCTCCGGCGCGGCCGCCAATAACGCCGTCTATAACTCGTTCCTGGTTCCGGGCGATGTGATTATGGGCATGTCGCTATCCTACGGCGGACATCTCACCCACGGCAGTCCGTTTAACCGCTCCGGCCGTCAATACAAGGTCATTCCATATACCGTTGACTTGAAGACCGGCCAATTTGACTATGAAGCGCTGGAAAAACTGGCCATGGAACACAAGCCCAAGATAATCATTGCCGGCGCCAGCGCATTCCCCTGGAATATCGATTGGGCCAGGTTCAAGGCCATCGCGGAAAAGGTCCCGGTCCAGATTACCGGCCTGACCAGAACCGGCGCCATACTCATGGCTGATATCTCGCATCCGGCCGGATTGGTCGTAGCCGGTCTATTCAACAACCCGGTCGGCGTGGCAGATGTCACCACCTTTACCACGCATAAGACCATGTGCGGCCCGCGCGGCGCAGTCATTATCTCCTCTGACGAAGAGATTGCCAAACGCATTGACCTGGGCGTATTCCCGGGTGAGCAGGGTGGTCCCCATCTTAATAATATCACGGCCAAGGCCGTGGCCTTTAAGATTGCCGCGACCAAGGAATTCAAGGCGCTCCAGCAAAATATAGCGGCCAACTGTAAGACATTGGCTGATGAATTCCGGAAACTGGGATTCCAGCTGGCTTATGGCGGTACCAATACCCATCTGGTTCTGATTGATTTAGATAGTTTGAAAGGCGGGTCAGGCATTCCGCCCAAGGGCGACATCGCCTCCAACATCCTGGATATCTGCGGGATTACCTGCAACAAGAACGCCTTACCGGGTGACGAAACCGGCGCCCGGCCGCGTGGCTTGCGCTTCGGAACAACCGTCCTGTCGCAGTTAGGTATGGGCGCTCCGGAGATGAAGAAGATTGCCCAGCTGGTCCACTATGTCCTGAGCAATATCAAGACCTTTACCGTCATGAGTCATTCCGGCGAGATAGTCCGCGGTAAGATTGACCTTGAGGTAATGGAAAAGACCCGGGCTGAGGTTAGCAAACTCATGAAGTGCAAAGCCAAGGGCGCGGCACAAAAGGGCAATGCCATCGAAGTAGTCGGCGAACGCGCTATTGCCTTCCTGCAATCGCTGGTCTCCGAGAATATTTATCTGTTAAAGCCGGGTCAGGCCATCCAGGCCACGCTCAAGGTTGGTAACAGCACCAGCGAGGTTGTTTTCAAGATGATGCAATCGGATACTTTTTTGGTTGTTCCCCCCAAAGCTAAGATTGACACCATAGTCAGATACTTTAATGGCCTCTCAGACGGCTATATCACCTGGAAAACGGATGACATCTACGCCAAGGTTGAAGGCCCGGTGGTGATAAGGCTGACCCGTAGTGTCATTCTGAGCAAAGCGAAGAATCTACTGCCAAAGGAGACCCTTCGTTCCACTCAGGGTGACATTAAGAGGATTGACTTCGTCTTCAAACCCTTTACCGGCGAGCCGCGCCGGACATCATTATACGAGGAGCATCTCAAACTGACCAAGGCCCAGTTTCTGGTCCCGTTTGCCGGATGGTCCATGCCGCTCTGGTACACCCGGGCCAGCGAGGAGCATCAAGCCGTGCGCGCCGCGGCCGGGCTGTTTGATGTCTCGCATATGGGCAAACTGGAAATCTCCGGCGCCTATGCCACCCGATTCCTGGATATGGTCACCAGCAACTATGTGCCCAAACTCCAGATAGGCCAGTCGCATTATTCCTATGTGCTTGATGCGGTCGGAAGTCCGCTGGATGATATCCTGCTCTATAGAATGGAAGAGCAGAAATACCTGATGGTGGTCAACGCCTCCAACAAGGAAAAGATTGAGCAGTGGCTCAATGCAGTCAATGCGGGTGAGGTGATAATTGACCGTGACAATCCGAATCGCGGATTGGAATCCAGCGTCAAGATAGTTGACCGGGCCGTAGAAAATGACTGGGTCAACGTGGCGCTCCAAGGCCCGATCGGCATTAAGATACTGCTCAAGCTCACCGGAAGTAAGGAAGACGCCCAGAAACTCCGATGCCTGAAAAAGACATTCTTTGTCGAATTGGAGTTGAATGGTATTACCGCGCTAATCGCCCGGACCGGATATACCGGCGAGGAAATTGCCTATGAGATATTCGTGGCCAGGGCCAATGCGCCTCGTTTCTGGAATCTCCTGCTTGAGACCGGCAAGGAATTCGGCATCAAACCCTGCGGACTGGCCGCCCGTGATTCACTCCGGACCGAGGCCGGACTGCCGCTCTACGGGCACGAACTCAACGGCGAGAATAATGTCATGCCCACCGAGGCCGGCTATGGCGCATTCATTAAGCGGCACAAGCCGTTCTTTATCGGACGTAAGGCATATATCCAAAGAGAAAAACAATCAGAAAAGAAAATCGTGCGCTTCAAGATAACCACACCCAATGCCCGGGCCATCAAACCCGGTGATGCGGTTTACCAGTCGGCCAGCAGACCGGCAGACCAGCAGACCGGCGGACAGGTCGGCATAGTCACCAGTTGCACGCTTGCCACAGGCGGACAAATTGGCCTGGCGCTGATTGACAAGAAGAATGCTATTCAGGATGCCGTGTTACAGGTGATTCCAACACCCAGGCCCGGCAGTCAGCAGACAGTGCAACCGGTTGACGCAATTATCCTGACGAGGTTTATGGTTAAGGGATAA
- a CDS encoding extracellular solute-binding protein, whose protein sequence is MTLKNLLFLVSLTLLVILTICPACSKTPSNEVVIYTALDEVFSGPILKSFEKDTGIKVQMLTDTEASKTVGLATRLVAEKDHPQADVFWNNEIGWTLVLKQQGILAPFSPTSAKDIPERYKDPQGYWTGFAARARVILYNTDLLKEAEAPQSVLDLTQPQYKGKVAIARPIFGTTLTHAAAFFAVLGEADAKKLFMNLKANDCKIASGNMMAAKMVASGELPLCLTDTDDANEMMLDKKPVKIIYPDQSGIGTLVLPNSIGLIKGGPNPVNGKKLIEYILSAQTEQRLAKLASAQMPLRPGLEPYSPLFDLRNIKVMAIDYSKLADAIDPAKKFIYDEFLK, encoded by the coding sequence ATGACCCTAAAGAATCTTCTATTCCTGGTAAGCCTAACCCTACTGGTGATACTGACTATTTGTCCCGCCTGCTCAAAGACGCCGAGCAATGAAGTGGTGATTTATACCGCACTGGACGAGGTCTTTTCCGGCCCAATCCTGAAGAGCTTCGAGAAAGACACCGGCATCAAGGTGCAGATGCTGACCGATACCGAGGCGTCCAAGACCGTCGGATTGGCTACCCGTCTGGTGGCGGAAAAGGACCATCCCCAAGCCGATGTGTTTTGGAATAACGAAATCGGCTGGACCCTGGTCCTGAAACAGCAAGGCATCTTGGCGCCATTTTCCCCGACATCAGCCAAAGACATCCCGGAGCGTTATAAAGACCCGCAGGGCTATTGGACCGGATTTGCCGCCCGGGCCCGTGTGATATTATACAACACTGATTTATTGAAGGAAGCTGAAGCTCCCCAATCCGTCCTCGATTTAACCCAACCACAGTATAAAGGCAAGGTGGCCATTGCCCGTCCTATCTTCGGCACCACCCTGACCCATGCCGCGGCGTTCTTTGCTGTGCTGGGCGAAGCCGATGCCAAGAAACTATTCATGAACTTGAAAGCCAATGACTGCAAGATTGCCTCCGGGAATATGATGGCGGCCAAAATGGTGGCCAGCGGTGAACTGCCGCTCTGCCTGACGGATACGGATGACGCCAATGAGATGATGCTCGACAAGAAACCAGTGAAGATAATCTACCCGGACCAGTCCGGCATCGGCACGCTGGTTCTGCCCAACAGCATCGGACTGATTAAAGGCGGCCCCAATCCGGTCAACGGCAAAAAACTGATTGAATATATCCTAAGCGCCCAGACCGAACAACGGCTGGCCAAACTGGCCTCAGCCCAGATGCCGCTCCGGCCCGGCTTGGAGCCCTACAGCCCGCTTTTTGACCTGCGTAACATCAAAGTTATGGCCATAGATTACAGCAAACTCGCCGATGCGATTGACCCGGCCAAAAAATTCATCTACGACGAGTTCCTGAAATAG
- a CDS encoding HEAT repeat domain-containing protein — protein sequence MRRYLILIVLCLSSVALGSDRYAGGACPSSGGGGSTPGGGPGSGLPSAQRPPLGVGLQPLIQSAQPLLGVADPWEFWWTRNRDKYLYFREPIQWADITDKGGTKSYFISPVYDELISILADGVDDKDPYLAFRAAIALGKAQDPQNPAASNQKAIEVLKKAYESETRDFVRNNVLLGLGLTSDTSTIAIIKNVLQKKDNAPLRRSFAALALSYVANNSEISSALKEILSAEKEDREVKSTCCISLGNLKDASAVTTLGKILNGDGGKKEQGMIRAHAALGLGRIGTKEALDELKKFTQDTEKENDLRSAVIMALGMNGSPDARDTIIEFLQDKANVVRGLACISLAQIKDSKSYDMISEALLKNKSPEADGLMLIALGLTGNDKAKADLRKILSADSRKTRPLLKAAAAIGLGLLKDKDAIEIIVSILKDDKQQYDTILAPYLILSLAMIHDQENKKTTSELSGLEKLEVEILQKMWARVDKNINIVAYTNLAITMMRFTSRNQIIEQLLKHATAKDATLRIYALHTLGLIGNRDSAKAFIDAAKDNNPDVRKAVIGAIGFLLDRNQINPIDKVTADSVDIQMRIMDHILPIPVW from the coding sequence ATGCGGAGATATCTGATATTAATTGTATTATGCCTGAGCAGCGTGGCATTGGGATCGGATAGATATGCCGGCGGCGCCTGTCCCAGTAGCGGAGGAGGTGGCTCCACCCCAGGCGGCGGCCCGGGATCCGGCCTGCCATCCGCTCAACGCCCTCCCTTGGGCGTAGGGTTACAACCCCTGATTCAGAGCGCTCAGCCATTACTCGGCGTAGCCGACCCCTGGGAGTTCTGGTGGACCAGGAACCGCGATAAATATCTTTATTTTAGGGAACCGATCCAATGGGCCGATATCACCGACAAAGGCGGGACCAAATCATATTTCATCTCCCCTGTTTATGACGAACTTATCAGCATATTGGCCGACGGCGTGGACGATAAAGACCCTTATTTGGCATTTCGCGCGGCTATTGCCTTGGGCAAAGCGCAGGACCCGCAGAATCCCGCGGCCAGCAACCAAAAAGCCATCGAGGTTCTTAAGAAGGCGTACGAATCAGAAACCAGAGATTTCGTCAGGAATAATGTCCTTTTGGGGCTGGGCCTCACCTCTGATACTTCCACGATAGCCATTATAAAAAATGTCCTGCAGAAAAAAGATAATGCCCCGTTGAGGCGCTCATTTGCGGCGCTGGCATTGAGTTACGTTGCCAATAACTCCGAGATATCATCTGCGCTCAAAGAGATATTATCGGCCGAAAAGGAAGACCGAGAAGTAAAATCCACCTGCTGCATCTCACTGGGCAATCTCAAGGATGCCTCGGCAGTTACGACTTTAGGCAAAATCCTTAATGGCGACGGCGGCAAGAAAGAACAGGGGATGATCAGAGCGCATGCGGCCCTGGGGTTGGGCAGAATCGGCACTAAAGAAGCGCTGGATGAGCTGAAAAAATTTACCCAGGATACTGAAAAGGAAAATGACCTCCGTTCGGCTGTCATTATGGCTTTGGGTATGAATGGGTCACCGGACGCCCGGGATACTATTATCGAATTCCTGCAAGATAAAGCTAATGTCGTCCGAGGATTAGCCTGTATTTCGCTGGCTCAAATAAAAGACTCCAAGTCATACGACATGATTTCCGAGGCATTGCTGAAGAACAAATCGCCGGAAGCTGACGGCTTGATGCTGATCGCCCTGGGCCTGACCGGCAATGATAAGGCCAAAGCGGACCTGAGAAAAATATTATCCGCAGACAGCCGTAAAACAAGGCCATTGCTTAAGGCCGCGGCCGCTATCGGACTGGGACTGCTTAAGGATAAGGATGCGATTGAAATAATAGTCAGTATCCTTAAGGATGATAAGCAACAGTATGACACCATTCTCGCGCCATACCTGATTCTATCGCTGGCCATGATTCATGACCAGGAAAACAAGAAAACTACCAGTGAATTATCGGGTCTGGAAAAACTGGAAGTGGAGATATTGCAAAAGATGTGGGCCAGGGTTGATAAAAATATCAACATTGTCGCCTATACCAACCTGGCGATTACGATGATGAGATTCACATCAAGAAATCAGATTATAGAACAATTACTTAAACATGCAACTGCCAAGGACGCCACGCTGCGGATTTACGCCCTGCACACCCTCGGATTAATCGGCAACCGGGATTCGGCCAAAGCATTTATTGATGCCGCCAAAGACAATAATCCTGATGTGCGTAAGGCCGTAATAGGCGCTATAGGATTCCTGCTGGACAGGAATCAAATAAATCCGATTGATAAGGTAACGGCGGATAGCGTCGATATCCAGATGCGCATAATGGACCATATCCTTCCGATACCGGTGTGGTAG
- a CDS encoding ABC transporter ATP-binding protein, translating to MEIRFSNITRTFGTLTAIRDFSLTIPSGKLVAFLGPSGSGKSTLLSLLTGLLAPDAGEIYINNQLASGPGKIIIQPRQRKIGMVFQTLALWPHMTVRRNLEFALKGKCPKQEMTGQIDPALVSPKSDSAKFSGNKGWVDQLLALTDLTGYADTYPPNLSGGEQQRVALVRALIVRPNIFLLDEPLSSLDRNLASKLLPLIRKFHDDFKTTTIYVTHDQSEALSIADLVAVIKDGQLSQFDSPETIYNRPANRFVASFIGDATLVKGELLKPDTVRTELGELKCQVNPKITDKDVWAIIRPENTQLNPSGTIKGVISAVQFKGENYLATITTASGLALNITSPSAMELKQQVSLSLTKPIWVIPAE from the coding sequence ATGGAAATCAGATTCAGCAACATTACTCGGACTTTTGGAACTCTTACCGCAATCAGGGATTTCTCGCTGACCATCCCCTCCGGCAAATTAGTCGCCTTCTTAGGCCCCTCCGGCTCAGGCAAGAGCACCCTACTGTCGCTCCTGACCGGTCTCCTGGCGCCGGATGCGGGCGAAATCTATATCAACAACCAACTGGCATCAGGCCCGGGCAAAATAATCATCCAGCCCCGCCAGCGCAAGATTGGCATGGTCTTCCAGACCCTGGCACTCTGGCCCCATATGACGGTCCGCCGGAATCTGGAATTCGCATTAAAGGGCAAATGCCCCAAACAAGAAATGACCGGGCAGATTGACCCAGCCCTTGTCTCGCCGAAGAGTGATTCCGCTAAGTTTTCTGGAAACAAGGGCTGGGTTGACCAACTCCTGGCCTTGACTGACCTGACCGGCTATGCCGACACCTACCCGCCCAATCTATCAGGCGGTGAACAGCAACGGGTGGCGCTGGTCCGGGCATTAATCGTCCGGCCAAACATTTTCCTGCTGGATGAACCGCTCTCCAGCCTGGACCGCAACCTGGCGTCCAAACTACTGCCCCTTATCCGGAAATTCCACGATGATTTTAAGACCACGACCATCTATGTCACGCACGACCAGTCAGAGGCGCTCAGCATTGCCGATTTGGTGGCGGTGATAAAAGACGGGCAACTAAGCCAATTTGATTCACCGGAAACGATTTACAACCGACCGGCCAACCGATTCGTGGCATCGTTTATCGGAGACGCCACGCTGGTAAAAGGAGAATTGCTAAAGCCGGATACGGTCAGGACAGAACTGGGGGAATTAAAATGCCAAGTAAATCCGAAGATTACAGACAAGGACGTCTGGGCGATTATTCGGCCGGAGAACACCCAGCTCAACCCCAGTGGCACAATCAAAGGCGTCATTAGCGCAGTCCAGTTCAAGGGCGAGAACTATCTGGCAACCATCACCACTGCATCTGGTCTCGCGCTCAATATTACATCACCGTCAGCGATGGAATTAAAGCAACAGGTTTCGTTATCACTCACCAAACCGATTTGGGTCATCCCCGCGGAATAG